One genomic segment of Thunnus albacares chromosome 18, fThuAlb1.1, whole genome shotgun sequence includes these proteins:
- the cplane1 gene encoding ciliogenesis and planar polarity effector 1 isoform X1: MELELEVVLSSSIKRKKPWPRFCWLGQEKESVFLLDDKRISEINMVSGRTKKRTPKLHPFLNSVVTMASSHNGMWLCGLLVSGELFLWNRDKDLLKTAAAVPEVVHMITAFQGNATRLSLQVSGDGTRVLLVAITGQVFLWECMDVRDLTGLRDGTVKGHWAHIQPLEDTVLPSSQDKEACQHTIFVKTEAVGDACLSAFVFTCGKKLILTCLKIQWEEGNVRVGSVGYSIRWATKTYPMSRLTPACQPVKSRGALVPAFSPDGRLLAIALNQRQPKATQVLFVSTQNFVSVSSGLGGCGSKNLEIPSKYIRSYWVGSVNWSPGGLFLACVLKRGSLLMLARLGGLLTLTSSGCNVDFGPAHFLPLHPLVTYRPPMSAGKGEASLSSSSMSVRDVLRQRYSVTWHPRLLYLIVSDGYMATVLRVLDRPSPALLLKTLLRDTSKDLEKASRILDKSQIHVRAWLESVSCLNLDSSLEEFKPVVTRLPNNTDSVISAATDRSTLPLFLQDQGALGGTKELLEKVQSFFEDDSDVDGPPVGSHVEDGGRLEFASMFDTLHALDINTGLVPSPDHEKDFAETERKTPLLHRELGKIQSRLLTAWAFSMSLGNTVENKSCLLKHTLYCVVRFAALLHLIPGSTVNAGKRNTSVSTCLLHLLKALLSFLPWDSAHSDGPCCLGLVVELSKRLVHLLLGPQPEFYQTGHCQLSSHSLSTALLILQLVSDSLDHTYSLQQRTVWSSAENQPLHHWPSDVHCVPLLQNEKEEISSFVYQAQPVPQRPSSRMFGVWQWVYEITQQYMEELKGFEGCDGWEEEQQQLSCIMSQIQTALQATGERLEEGPALLSYPGEHLFLCGSYPKSADAWRSQIWEESKKSCDRSVFQETRLCLALLYSLLFQYHLREAQELGDHMARLILHRAGHQEDSTTCMTADSYPCPWLPMDLHSDTACAVVQTLGRFMAAYFTNQRLYILPPHNVGVLPPLHLPHAPSVGRLVPLCQEEVARAIRRQQLSEVWTVDYAQDLLLLGGLLPEAVWLAYHLGDWKTAASLSLAYTSYCSDHFDFTRFRRRELHLPTVLEPESIFQAELECLFGSKADSQEGKDEDIEKSFTDPLEGEDWDLLQVSIQEILKASVMAGVNVTSSPLSSLLDTAKDLCSGLPALVPNGLYLPSPPLYCPQPSPNTQDPIGTLGQFAEIASRHKVSGVLQRLLLLLRSAHCCHPAAQWYISHLRRARHLLHKIKKKYSYPSAAEEEKPFPEGLMKFVTRSGFFRRGPNKDGHLDPDIIQTIICFRELCGLCWMLHVRDQLSISCRKYQAARQHSRDEQIPGDSEVNSACVDALHWARRYLPFFHFLNAEEILQDILLSLVSELPPVSLVADTLVRAFPKEEESVRVPLREKYNSLLQRLRQCNVLEGEKEEPNELMIILLQDKLRQRRKHLGRLQRHLAAPELHLWEKEEEEEDRGSKHGMAMLRQLSLGTSLSTSTLTDCGFPPLCSDGDTAENTSEAVSPEQLSRSINRGKKAKRDRESTKRTVKIERVIQEENHPGDAKENDDQHNVDLPSLPVVGTWEFELEDEEYLNFLELFLSYVLEKDSTDGGDSGSELPLLRSFSSKLRERELHSLTFDVLTTIHRRQRDGHHPARKHWSNDPPVFRAGCCYKPLKQGTTQNSSICSETPISRTSLSVTSLPGLRTGRQNGLFGLQQQSRVPLDQRMKGAYSGSDTSPNQSAFPTGQPSDCLVFGSSTCVEKVIELQQGLDPKLEAQFPELSRLLEWMVRWADRKVLLGHHGKKKKAKGDGVGGKADEGVVIRIKASAPAVLTSLSLLEHRYTTLLGTDRYSAHIQIPETQWTVAPVLQPEVDKKLERESSVDTGYPGSANTPVTGLDHNVQQEELSISSRTDEPEELTFHRTPLPNDQDQLTFDTQMKLSSSPQPSLGDLDVTPEKESKSSDGEGLEVSSSVSNGNISGNICTPETSLKLEDLDHSEKDSTSLLSHSPARSLKAPPHPEPEALPIIQPEAAVPAQLSESAGVPLPNALEDPPSLQPQSSTTSAPNVVPTVPNQPSSALPMRQRLGEDLYRLVQHINYMSLMEVLGESFSNLQLAQQNSTLAQSNMNSSHLNVPSSYPTNFTPQPNALLVQTTISGTPQTQACVPRSESSNPQFSQAPACMFADQPAIQSSGKPSPTGDQCHSTRNLPSIANGAGVNYQEMQPLSVQAESPEIQFRQSRRLIPSSQGLLTTTDTSHAITSAPAVVHSNGSIQSDPASQVLGLKLLQLHRPPLPQQGSPHYPPAQGLQTLLTANPATVESHQPQLKHNNKAASKKTEEEKRSGSSVTKRQLSFNNNPPHDPTLRISHLQNQISERSREQEFSLLPPALPAHGSALTHGVRLLHFQPVPQRNITFPKIPIPSSSRPCTVIAGPMGEAPRIKLLHIDSQPKMMMPLAAPSAHMTRLISMEELTSSVIGRQNAEEARLQLLRVDRPIESTRRAITSPSSDSSKRQKRREERSGRAKKTEVTFRPNESIIPTEEPADEPVNDEPAAAEEITPRQDFAIQLGSFDSLLTGQRLLDKAVSTAAELHAFASTCKRPPECHDAFTNTDPVCPPTLVDKAVSAKASLTDSGPKSQRSENHQFHKEPPVQDTVETSQAPENLDLRGRHFLSVLDLEDEMQHQDLPSSLIQGTQDVPSIPSSPTSAHLHVLATSVIRSATPATDAQPSLTIPEDILKPSTHPDTLEGPPSHSYIEPNWDPERVAPQDIVDPSDSEICQAIKIPSAGFNNASYTPPTVWFSSRLTELDAQLAALQNIADHLEMDFTNSRMLVNTIEKLTPALAPDVKPAVKKTVRLAVPQEAWTPRLVTATEPNACEEAENLEEQYVVHSDSCTPERKPSFHYSTSSSQSHSAGPSYLHTPPRMKHHPTEEAGISHVWADENLGQTGLSDTAEMLDELVKEGYISLTDLDLSTSQKEHHSSNVTHSKPEQQQSSWMSQKCVLPEDERRELRIWMRRKQRERLAVYHKHRDSLREMERKPFSTSGTKKSTNKNRASTWRTREEKEKAMLLEQYNQRTREASSLASDFPTSPPTLLGSSQPEGAPMAFTTRSTSAPPPGSLHRTYSVSANDKRSLKFQSGQDQSHLRPWTAEVQGRPSEDHRRRLGLHRPVTFLPKDRLSQVTRRGMLSDTKSHSKPHTASQGEEWQRKMGLNKSPSRGTFVLREGIQREQTRMEEKEERDAENLWEPSSEIIRLLGPEESKSNRVLDGLLDEQDDGATAGVSGMEWLDNLSESAGSSLSKIDWAAIERMVAAEDA; the protein is encoded by the exons GTCATACTGGGTGGGTAGTGTGAACTGGTCACCCGGTGGCCTTTTCCTGGCCTGTGTTCTGAAGAGAGGCTCTCTTCTTATGTTGGCTCGCCTCGGAGGGCTTCTCACTCTGACAAGCTCCGGTTGCAATGTTGACTTTGGACCTGCACACTTCCTACCCTTGCACCCTCTGGTCACTTACAG GCCACCAATGTCTGCAGGGAAAGGGGAGGCCTCTCTGTCCAGCTCTAGCATGTCTGTGCGGGATGTCCTGAGGCAGCGATATTCTGTGACCTGGCATCCACGGCTGTTGTATCTCATTGTGTCTGACGGCTACATGGCCACAGTTTTGAGGGTGCTAGATAGACCTTCTCCTGCCCTGCTGCTGAAAACGCTATTAAGAGACACCAGCAAGGATCTTGAGAAGGCCAGTCGGATCTTGGATAAATCACAG ATTCATGTGAGGGCATGGTTGGAGTCAGTATCTTGCCTGAATCTGGACAGCAGCCTTGAGGAGTTCAAACCTGTTGTTACACGTTTACCCAACAACACAGACTCTGTCATTTCAGCAGCCACAGATAGGTCCACTTTGCCCCTTTTTCTGCAGGACCAGGGGGCATTGGGTGGCACCAAGGAACTTCTTGAAAAAGTACAG TCTTTCTTTGAGGATGATTCTGATGTAGACGGACCTCCTGTTGGTTCTCATGTAGAGGATGGCGGACGTCTGGAGTTTGCCTCAATGTTTGACACACTCCACGCCCTGGACATCAACACCGGACTTGTCCCAAGCCCAGATCATGAAAAGGACTTTGCTGAAACAGAAAGGAAGACCCCTCTTCTCCATCGTGAACTTGGGAAGATCCAGAGCAGGCTGTTAACAGCCTGGGCTTTTAGCATGTCTCTAGGAAACACTGTGGAAAACAAGTCTTGTCTGCTGAAGCACACCCTCTACTGTGTAGTGCGATTTGCTGCTTTACTTCATTTGATCCCTGGCTCCACGGTCAATGCAGGGAAAAGAAATACCTCCGTTTCTACTTGTCTCCTGCACCTTCTCAAAgcacttctttcttttctacCCTGGGATAGCGCTCACTCGGATGGGCCATGCTGCTTAGGGCTGGTGGTAGAGCTCAGTAAACGGCTGGTACACCTGCTGCTGGGCCCTCAGCCTGAGTTCTACCAGACTggtcactgtcagctgtcatctCACAGTCTGTCCACAGCACTGCTTATCTTGCAGCTGGTCTCTGATTCTCTTGACCACACTTACAGCCTCCAGCAAAGAACTGTCTGGTCCTCAGCAGAGAATCAGCCACTGCACCACTGGCCTTCAGATGTGCACTGTGTACCTCTGCTACAGAATGAGAAGGAAGAGATATCCAGCTTTGTATATCAGGCTCAGCCTGTCCCCCAGCGACCGTCCAGCAG AATGTTTGGTGTGTGGCAGTGGGTCTATGAGATCACCCAGCAATATATGGAAGAATTGAAAGGCTTTGAAGGCTGTGATGGCTGGGAGGAGGAACAGCAGCAGTTGTCTTGCATCATGTCCCAAATCCAAACAGCTTTGCAGGCCACAGGAGAAAGGCTAGAGGAGGGACCTGCACTGCTGAGTTATCCAG GTGAACATCTTTTCCTTTGTGGCTCGTACCCAAAAAGTGCTGACGCATGGCGATCACAAATTTGGGAAGAGAGTAAAAAAA GTTGTGACCGTAGTGTCTTCCAGGAGACGCGGCTTTGTCTGGCACTCCTATACAGTCTGTTGTTCCAGTACCATCTGAGAGAAGCCCAGGAGTTGGGAGACCATATGGCCCGCCTAATACTGCACAGGGCTGGACACCAGGAGGACAGCACGACCTGCATGACAG CAGACTCTTATCCTTGCCCATGGCTGCCAATGGACCTTCACAGTGACACAGCCTGTGCAGTGGTTCAGACCCTGGGGAGATTCATGGCTGCTTATTTCACCAATCAACGGCTCTACATCCTTCCCCCACACAATGTGGGCGTCCTTCCTCCACTGCATCTACCTCATG CCCCCAGTGTTGGGCGTTTGGTGCCGCTGTGCCAGGAGGAGGTGGCTAGAGCAATTCGACGACAGCAGCTGTCAGAAGTGTGGACGGTAGACTACGCCCAGGACCTGCTCCTGCTAGGGGGTCTGCTTCCTGAGGCTGTGTGGTTGGCTTACCATCTTGGGGACTGGAAGACAGCGGCCTCTCTGAGCCTAGCCTATACTAGTTACTGCTCTGATCACTTTGACTTCACTCG GTTCAGGAGAAGAGAGCTCCACCTGCCAACAGTTTTAGAACCAGAAAGCATTTTTCAGGCTGAGTTGGAGTGTCTTTTTGGCAGTAAGGCTGACTCACAAGAGGGCAAAGACGAGGATATTGAGAAGAGCTTTACAG ACCCCTTGGAAGGAGAAGACTGGGACTTGTTACAGGTTTCCATACAGGAGATTCTGAAGGCGTCAGTCATGGCTGGAGTGAATGTTACGTCTTCACCCTTGTCCTCCTTGCTGGACACAGCCAAAGACCTGTGTTCTGGGCTGCCTGCATTGGTGCCCAATGGACTGTATCTGCCTTCCCCACCTCTTTATTGCCCTCAGCCTTCCCCCAACACACAG GACCCAATAGGGACATTAGGCCAGTTTGCAGAAATTGCATCACGTCACAAAGTGTCTGGGGTTCTCCAAAGATTACTATTACTCCTGAGATCCGCTCACTGTTGCCATCCAGCTGCCCAGTGGTACATCAGCCATCTGCGCCGTGCCAGACACCTACTACACAAG ATCAAGAAGAAGTACTCCTATCCATCAGCTGCTGAAGAGGAAAAGCCTTTCCCTGAGGGCCTGATGAAGTTTGTCACCCGCAGTGGATTCTTCAGACGGGGGCCTAATAAAGATGGTCACTTGGACCCTGATATCATTCAAACTATTA TCTGTTTCAGGGAGCTGTGTGGTTTATGTTGGATGCTTCATGTCAGGGATCAGCTCTCTATTTCCTGCAGGAAGTATCAGGCCGCCAGACAGCATAGTAGAGATGAACAG ATCCCTGGTGATTCAGAAGTGAATTCTGCCTGTGTGGATGCTCTCCACTGGGCCCGTCGTTATCtgcctttctttcattttctcaacGCTGAGGAAATCCTCCAGGACATACTGCTCAGCCTCGTGTCTGAACTACCCCCTGTGTCTCTg GTGGCAGACACACTGGTACGCGCCTTCCCAAAGGAGGAAGAATCTGTCAGAGTCCCTCTGAGAGAAAAGTATAACTCACTGCTGCAGAGACTGAGGCAATGCAATGTCCTTG AAGGGGAAAAAGAGGAGCCAAATGAGTTGATGATCATTCTCCTTCAAGATAAACtcaggcagaggaggaaacatctTGGGCGTTTGCAGAGGCACCTGGCTGCCCCTGAGCTCCATTTatgggagaaagaggaggaagaggaggacagggGAAGCAAACATGGGATGGCCATGTTAAGACAACTCTCCCTGGGTACAAGTCTGAGCACCAGCACTTTAACTGACTGCGGGTTCCCCCCGCTGTGCAGTGATGGAGACACAGCGGAGAATACATCTGAGGCTGTCTCTCCTGAACAGCTTAGCAGATCCATAAACAG GGGCAAAAAAGCTAAACGAGACAGAGAGAGTACAAAGAGGACTGTTAAGATTGAGAGGGTGATTCAGGAGGAGAATCACCCAGGCGATGCTAAAGAGAATGATGACCAACATAATGTGGATCTGCCCTCCCTACCAGTGGTTGGCACCTGGGAGTTTGAGCTGGAAGATGAAGAGTATCTCAATTTCCTGGAGCTCTTCCTCAGCTATGTGCTGGAGAAAGATAGTACTGATGGAGGGGACTCAGGCAGTGAACTTCCTTTGTTGAGAAGCTTCTCCTCCAagctgagggagagagagttgCATTCTCTCACCTTTGATGTGCTCACAACTATACATCGCCGTCAAAGAGATGGGCACCATCCAGCAAGAAAACACTGGAGCAACGATCCTCCAGTGTTCAGAGCTGGCTGCTGCTACAAGCCTTTGAAACAAGGTACAACACAAAATTCTTCCATCTGCAGCGAAACCCCAATATCAAGAACTAGCCTTTCTGTCACCTCTCTACCTGGGCTCAGAACTGGGAGGCAAAATGGTTTGTTTGGCCTCCAACAGCAGAGCCGCGTGCCTTTAGACCAAAGAATGAAGGGAGCCTACTCTGGTTCTGACACTAGCCCTAATCAAAGTGCTTTTCCCACGGGTCAGCCATCAGATTGCTTGGTATTTGGCTCTTCAACTTGTGTGGAAAAGGTGATAGAACTGCAGCAGGGCCTCGATCCTAAATTAGAAGCTCAGTTCCCAGAGCTTAGTAGGCTGCTGGAGTGGATGGTACGCTGGGCTGATAGGAAGGTGTTGCTGGGACATCATGGCAAAAAGAAGAAAGCTAAGGGAGATGGGGTTGGAGGAAAAGCTGATGAAGGAGTAGTGATTCGCATCAAAGCCTCTGCACCTGCTGTCCTCACTTCCCTCAGCCTGCTGGAACATAGATACACTACTCTACTCGGGACCGATCGCTACAGTGCCCACATCCAAATTCCAGAAACACAGTGGACTGTAGCCCCTGTGCTGCAACCTGAGGTGGATAagaagctggagagagagagcagcgttGATACAGGCTACCCTGGATCTGCCAACACTCCTGTCACTGGCCTCGATCACAATGTACAGCAAGAAGAACTGTCCAT AAGTTCTCGCACAGATGAACCAGAGGAGCTGACATTTCACAGGACACCTCTTCCTAATGACCAGGATCAACTTACCTTTGACACTCAGATGAAACTATCAAGTTCACCACAACCATCTCTTGGTGATTTAGATGTTACACCTGAAAAAGAAA GCAAAAGTAGTGACGGTGAGGGCTTGGAGGTGTCGTCCTCTGTTTCTAATGGGAACATCTCTGGAAACATCTGCACACCTGAAACA AGTTTAAAACTTGAAGATCTAGACCACTCAGAAAAAGACTCCACCTCTCT TTTAAGCCACAGTCCTGCCAGAAGCCTCAAAGCCCCTCCACACCCAGAGCCAGAAGCTCTTCCCATCATCCAGCCTGAGGCAGCAGTCCCTGCACAGCTTTCTGAATCAGCTGGAGTTCCGCTCCCCAACGCACTGGAAGATCCTCCGAGTCTTCAGCCACAAAGCTCCACAACCAGTGCACCAAATGTAGTTCCTACTGTCCCCAATCAGCCATCATCCGCTCTGCCAATGAGACAACGTCTGGGTGAAGACTTGTACAGATTGGTCCAG CATATCAACTACATGAGCCTGATGGAGGTTTTGGGAGAATCATTTTCCAACCTGCAACTAGCCCAGCAGAACTCCACTTTGGCGCAGTCTAACATGAACTCCTCACACCTTAATGTACCATCATCTTATCCTACCAATTTCACACCGCAACCAAATGCCTTATTGGTTCAAACCACAATTTCAGGGACGCCTCAGACACAGGCATGTGTGCCAAGATCAGAATCCAGCAACCCACAGTTTAGTCAGGCCCCTGCATGCATGTTTGCAGACCAGCCTGCCATACAGAGCTCCGGGAAACCCTCTCCAACAGGCGATCAGTGTCACAGCACCAGGAATCTACCCTCCATTGCCAATGGTGCAGGTGTAAATTATCAG gaaatGCAACCACTCTCTGTCCAGGCAGAGTCACCAGAAATTCAGTTTAGGCAAAGCAGGAGGTTAATCCCATCCTCCCAAGGGCTTCTGACCACTACTGACACCAGCCACGCAATTACCAGTGCCCCTGCGGTAGTGCATTCTAATGGTAGCATACAATCTGACCCTGCTTCCCAGGTCTTGGGCCTGAAGTTACTTCAGCTCCATCGTCCTCCGTTACCCCAGCAGGGTTCCCCACACTATCCCCCAGCCCAAGGGCTCCAGACGCTGCTCACTGCAAACCCTGCTACTGTAGAATCCCATCAGCCCCAGcttaaacacaataacaaagcTGCCtcaaagaagacagaagaggaaaaaagaagtgGGTCTTCAGTTACGAAAAGACAACTCAGTTTTAATAACAATCCTCCTCATGATCCCACTCTGAGGATCTCCCATCTGCAGAATCAGATATCAGAGAGATCCAGGGAGCAAGAGTTCTCACTACTCCCTCCTGCTTTACCAGCTCATGGATCTGCATTGACCCACGGCGTTCGCCTGCTGCACTTTCAACCTGTTCCACAGAGAAACATCACATTCCCCAAAATACCCATACCGTCTTCCTCCAGGCCCTGTACTGTCATTGCAGGTCCAATGGGAGAAGCACCTAGGATCAAGCTTTTGCATATAGACTCTCAACCAAAAATG ATGATGCCCCTGGCTGCTCCTTCAGCCCACATGACCCGTCTCATCTCCATGGAGGAGTTGACTAGTTCAGTGATAGGGAGGCAGAATGCTGAAGAGGCTCGACTACAGTTGCTCAGAGTCGACCGACCTATTGAAAGCACTAGAAGAGCTATAACCTCTCCCAGCTCCGACTCCAGCAAGAG gcagaagaggagagaggaaaggtcTGGCAGGGCAAAAAAAACCGAGGTCACATTTAGGCCGAATGAGTCCATCATCCCTACAGAAGAG CCAGCAGATGAGCCTGTGAATGATGAGCCTGCTGCTGCAGAAGAGATCACCCCCAGACAGGATTTTGCCATTCAACTTG GATCCTTTGACTCATTGCTTACTGGTCAGAGATTATTGGACAAGGCGGTGTCCACTGCAGCTGAGCTCCATGCCTTTGCTTCCACATGTAAAAGACCCCCAGAGTGCCATGATGctttcacaaacacagaccCAG tttgtccTCCCACACTTGTGGATAAAGCTGTGTCTGCCAAGGCCTCTTTGACTGATAGTGGTCCTAAAT CACAAAGGTCAGAGAATCATCAGTTTCACAAAGAGCCCCCTGTTCAAGACACAGTGGAGACCTCACAGGCACCAGAGAACTTG GATCTGCGTGGCCGCCACTTCTTAAGTGTCTTGGATCTAGAAGACGAGATGCAGCACCAGGATTTGCCATCCTCTCTCATCCAAGGAACACAGGACGTTCCTTCCATCCCTTCTTCACCTACTTCTGCTCATCTTCATGTACTTGCGACTTCTGTTATCAGAAGTGCTACTCCTGCTACTGATGCACAACCCTCGCTCACAATTCCAGAGGATATCCTGAAACCCTCCACTCACCCAG ATACCCTTGAGGGGCCTCCTTCACACAGCTACATTGAGCCCAACTGGGATCCAGAGAGAGTTGCTCCACAGGATATTGTAGATCCATCTGACTCTGAGATCTGTCAAGCCATAAAGATACCGAGCGCTGGATTTAACAATGCCTCTTACACACCTCCTACAGTCTGGTTCTCATCTCGCCTGACAGAGCTAGATGCACAGTTGGCAGCGCTGCAGAACATTGCAGACCATCTGGAGATGGACTTTACCAACTCCAGGATG TTGGTGAACACTATTGAAAAGCTCACCCCAGCCTTGGCTCCTGATGTGAAGCCTGCAGTGAAAAAAACTGTCAGACTGGCTGTCCCACAGGAAG CATGGACACCACGACTTGTCACTGCAACTGAACCAAATGCCTGTGAGGAGGCAGAAAATCTGGAAGAACAATATGTAGTTCATAGTGACTCCTGTACCCCTGAAAGAAAGCCTTCTTTTCATTattccacttcttcttctcaaAGTCACAGCGCTGGTCCTTCTTACCTTCACACTCCTCCAA GAATGAAACATCATCCGACTGAAGAGGCTGGAATATCTCATGT ATGGGCTGATGAGAATCTGGGTCAGACCGGGTTATCTGATACAGCAGAAATGTTAGACGAGTTGGTGAAGGAAGGATATATATCCCTGACTGACCTGGATTTATCCACCTCACAGAAAGAACACCATAGCAG TAATGTGACCCACAGCAAACCAGAGCAGCAACAAAGTAGCTGGATGTCTCAGAAATGTGTCCTTCcggaggatgagaggagagagctgAGGATCTGGATGAgaaggaaacagagggaaagacTGGCTGTTTATCACAAACACAGAGATAGCCTGAGGGAGATGGAGCGCAAGCCTTTTTCTACCTCTGGGACAAAG AAATCTACAAACAAAAATCGAGCATCCACTTGGAGAACccgagaggaaaaagaaaa GGCCATGCTTTTGGAGCAATATAACCAGAGGACTCGTGAGGCCAGTTCTTTGGCTAGTGACTTTCCCACCAGTCCTCCGACCTTGCTCGGTTCTTCACAGCCTGAAGGCGCTCCAATGGCCTTCACCACACGGTCCACCTCTGCTCCACCTCCTGGTAGCCTTCACAG GACTTACAGTGTATCTGCCAATGATAAAAGAAGTCTGAAGTTCCAGTCAGGACAAGATCAGTCCCACCTTCGTCCATGGACCGCTGAGGTGCAGGGACGGCCTTCAGAGGACCATCGCAGGAGACTGGGACTACATAGACCAG TGACCTTTCTGCCAAAGGACCGCCTGTCTCAGGTTACTAGACGTGGCATGCTCAGTGATACAAAGAGCCACAGTAAACCGCACACAGCCAGCCAGGGTGAGGAATGGCAGAGAAAGATGGGTTTGAACAAAAGTCCTTCAAGAGGGACTTTTGTCCTTCGGGAGGGGATTCAGAGGGAGCAGACAAGgatggaagagaaagaggagagggatgCAGAGAATCTGTGGGAGCCCTCTTCGGAAATAATTAGGCTGCTCGGACCAGAAGAGTCAAAGTCTAACAGA GTTTTGGACGGGCTGTTAGATGAGCAGGATGATGGTGCCACAGCTGGTGTGTCGGGGATGGAGTGGCTGGACAACCTCTCTGAGAGTGCCGGCAGCAGCCTCAGCAAAATAGACTGGGCCGCTATCGAGAGGATGGTAGCTGCAGAGGACGCTTGA